ACGGCTCGTCGCGGTTTGCACCTAGCAATAGGTATGGCTTGTTTCCGGCCGTTTCGGCGGGCTGGCGCGTGTCGGAAGAGCCTTTTTTGAAAGACCAGACTAGCTGGTTGGATGAGCTAAAAATCCGGGGTTCGTACGGTACCCTAGGTAATGCCAACATTGCCAACTACCCGTATCAATACACCTACAACACCAATCCCCGATACAATTTCGGCGGCGTGATTGCGCCGGGTGCGGCAGTTACTTCGGCGGCCAACGCCGATATCCAGTGGGAAACTACTACGTCGAGCGACATCGGGCTGGATTACAGCCTGTGGAAAGGTAGGCTGAGCGGCTCCTTCGACGTGTATGAGCGCACGGCCAAGGATATTCTCTACCAGGTGCCCGTATCGGGAACGCTAGGGCTTGATGCGCCTATCGTGAATGCCGGCTCGATTCGGAACCGGGGCTTCGAAGCTAGCCTGACCTACAACGTTACGGCCGGGGGCTTCCGGATGGCCGTGTCGCCCAATTTTTCTTACAACCAGCAGCAAGTCACCAAGATTGCTGGCGACCTGAAATCGGTAATTCCGACCTTCTTCGTGGGCCAACCGCTCAACGCCATCTATGGCTACGTGGCCGACGGCCTATTCACCGACGCGGCCGATGTAGCGAGCTACCCCACCCAGCCCATTGCTGGTCGACCGGGCGTTATCCGGTTCAAGGATTTGAGCGGCCCCGACGGTGTGCCCGACGGTAAAGTGGATGCTACCTACGACCGCACCATCATCGGTACTCGCAACCCGAAAACGTCCTTCGGTCTGAACATCAATGCTAGCTTCAAGGGCTTTGATCTGGCCATGTTGTTCCAAGGCCTAGGTGATTATACCGTGCAAATGTCGTCGTATCAGGCTTATGCCTATTACAACGGCGGCAACATTCAGAAGTGGCAGGCTGATAATGCCTGGACCCCCGAGAACCCCAACCGCAACGCCAAATACCCGCAAATCACGAGCCTGAGCCAGGGCAGCGCCAACGTGCAAACCAACTCGTTCTGGAACCGCTCGGGCACGTACCTGCGCTTCAAGAACCTGCAAATCGGCTACACGCTGCCGGCGGGTCCGCTGGAAAAACTGCACATCAGCAAAGTGCGGGTGTTTGCGGGCGGGCAGAATCTGTTTAGCCTGAACAGTTTTTACGAGGGCTGGGACCCCGAAAACAGCCAGGGCACGGGTGACAACCCGAGCTTTTACCCGCTCACGGCCATCTACACCTTGGGCCTGAACATCAAGCTGTAACCACTACCGTTCACGGCACTTCTTAACTGATTACTACCATGCATGCATATAATCTTTCTACTACAAAAGTCCGGCTGGTTCTGGCACTTGGCCTGTTGCTAGGTGTGGCGACTAGCTGCGAAAAGGAGTTGCTCGACAAGCAACCGCTCACGGCTATTTCCGACGCCACCTTTTGGCGCACGGCCAATGATGCTACCCTCGCTCTGAACGGGGTATACGACACGGGTGCCGGTTTTACTGGCTATAACTTCTGGGCCGCCACTTCCATGGTAAACCTAGATTTGATGGCCGGCAACGGCTCGGAGAAGGAGTTAATTCCCGACCAGTTTACCGACGGCAGCCTAAACTCGGCCTATAGTTTTGTGGGCGCTTACTACACCCAGGCGTACCGGCAAATCACGCGCTGCAACAACTTCCTCGGCAACATCGACAAAGTGTCGATGGATGCCACGCAGAAAAACATTATGATCAATGAAGTACGAACCCTTCGGGCGTACAACTACTTCAACCTAGCCCTGTACTTCGGCGACGTGCCGCTCATTCAGCGCCTGCTCACCGTCGACGAAGCGAACAGCGTAACGCGTACGCCGAAAGTCGAAGTGTGGGCGTTTTGTGAATCGGAGCTGAAAGAGGCCGCCGCGGTATTACCCCCATCAGTGCCGGATGCTCAGCAAGGCCACATGACGGCGGCCAGCGCCCTCGCTATTCTGGGACGTTTGCAGCTGGCGGAGAAGAAATGGGCCGATGCGGCAACCAGCTACAAGAAGATCATCGATTTTGGAGCTTACAGCATCGACCCACGCTACCGGGAATTGTTCCTGAACGCGGGAGAGCTAAGCCGCGAGGTAATTATGTCGCAGCAGTACCTCAAGGACACCTACAACCACGCCCTGCTCCAGTACCTGACGCCCGAAACGTGGGGCGGCTGGCACCAGTATTCTCCCTTCAATGAGTTGGTAAAGGAATATGAGTGTACCGACGGCTTGCCCATTACCCAATCTCCGCTCTACGACCGGAACAACCCCTATAATAATCGTGACCCGCGGCTCGACTTTACCGTGATGATTTCCGGCCGCACCACGTTCCGGGGCCGCACGTATTCCGCCGTACCCGGTACCACCTTGCCCGACCGACTCAACCAATACCCCGGCGTGTGGAGTGGCTACGCCATCTACAAGTTTTTGGAAGATGACCCCGCCGTGGCTACCACCACAAACGACGGCAACAACTTTCCTTTGATTCGGTACGCTGAAGTGTTGCTAGGTTACCTAGAAGCTAAGCTAGAGTCGGGGAGTAGCATCGATCAGGCCCTGCTCAATGCGACCATCAACCAAGTACGGGGCCGGCAGGCCGTGCGCATGCCCGCCGTCACGACAACTGACCCCGCAGCGCTCAGAACCATCATTCGTCGGGAGCGGCGCGTGGAATTTGCCTTCGAAGGGCTACGCTATTTCGATTGCTTGCGCTGGGGCATCCTAGGTGCCGAAAACAACCGGCAGTTCACGGGCATGAAGCTTACCAATACGCCCGCCACTTACAAAGACTATCCGGTAGACGCGGAGGGGTACTACCTCTACAAGAGAAGAAACTTTGTGGTCGGCAAAAATGAGTTGTGGCCCATTCCGCAGTCGGAGCGCGACCTAAACAAAAACCTGACGCAAAACCCTGGCTACTAGAAGGAGGCCCGGCAGCTGCTCACCCACCCCAAGCTAGGCGAGCAGTTGCCGGGCACCGCTCCTTGCTCTCATTCCTTTTACCTTGATGATGAATAGAAGAACCTTGCTTAAGAATCTGGCGCTGGCAGCACCGGCAGCTTGGCTGCCTAGCGTAGTAGCGGGCCTCAACTGGAGCCCGCTAGCCCCGGCAGCAAGCCCCTTTCAGCCCACCTGGGATTCGCTGGCCCAGTATCAAACACCTGAGTGGTACCGCGACGCTAAGTTTGGCCTGTGGGCGCACTGGGGGCCGCAGTGCCAGCCTGAGCGCGGCGACTGGTACGCCCGCGGTATGTACCAAGAGGGCTCGGACCAGTACAAGTACCATGTCGAGAAGTACGGCCACCCCTCCAAATTCGGCTTCAAAGACGTGATAAATGAGTGGAAGGCCGAGCAGTGGAACCCCGATGAGCTGCTAGCTCTCTACAAAAAAGCCGGCGCCAAGTACTTCGTGTGCCTAGCCAACCATCACGACAACTTCGACCTTTACAACAGCAGCCATCAGCCCTGGAACTCCACCCGCCTGGGGCCTAAGAAAGACTTGGTGGGCGGCTGGGCCAAAGCGGCCAAAAAGCAAGGATTGCGCTTCGGGGTGAGCGTGCACGCTGCCCACACCTGGAGCTGGTTGGAAACGGCCCAGCGCGCCGACAAAGCCGGACCCTTAGCCGGCGTACCCTACGACGGCAAAATCACCGCCGCTGCCGGCCAGGGCACCTGGTGGCAGGGCTACGACCCACAGGCCCTCTACGCCCAAAACCACCCCTTGAGCGAAAACAGCCAAGACAACAGCATGATCCACCGGCAATGGGACTGGGGCAACGGTGTGACGCCACCTAGCAAGGAGTATTGCGACAAGTTCTATAACCGCACCGTCGAGCTGCTGGATAAGTACGAGCCCGACGTCGTGTATTTCGACGATACAGCCCTGCCGCTGTGGCCCGTGAACGACGCCGGTTTGCGCATCGCGGCGCACATGTACAACACCAGCGCCCAGCGCCACGGCGGGCGCAACGAGGCCGTTATCCTGGGTAAAATCCTGACTCTGGAGCAGCGCAAGTGCCTAGTCTGGGACATCGAACGCGGCCAAAGCAACCAGATTGAGCCCCTGCCCTGGCAAACCTGCACCTGCATCGGGCAGTGGCACTACGACCGGCGCATCTACAATAACCACGGCTACAAAAGCGCCAAAACCGTCATCCATACCCTCGTCGATGTGGTGAGCAAAAACGGCAACTTGCTGCTGAGCGTGCCCGTGCGCGGCAACGGCAGCATCGACGACCAGGAGCGCGCCATCGTGGAGGGCATCGCCGCCTGGATGCAGGTGAACGGCGAGAGTATCTACGGCACCCGCCCCTGGAAAATCTTCGGCGAAGGTCCGGCCCAGGAAGGCGCCGCTGCCCTCAGCGCCCAGGGTTTCAACGAAGGCAAAGGCAAGCCTTTTGGAGCTGAGGACATCCGCTACGTCACCAAGGGTAAAATCATCTATGCCACTGCGCTAGGCTGGCCCACCAATGGTCGTCTGCTGCTCAAGTCGCTGGCGGCGGGCGGACCGCACTACGCTAGCAAGGTCAAGCAAATAGAGCTTTTGGGTGTGCCAGGCAAACTCAAGTTTGAGCACACTAAAGATGGGCTGACTGTGGTGCTACCTGCCCAAAAGCCCAACGATATTGCCTACGCGCTGAAAATTATGCCGGCCTAGCTTTGCCATACCTTGGTCCAAGGCCACCGTTGGTATGCCTCAAAAATAAGTGGTTCAGACTAGCAAACGGTTGATGGTAAAACGGTAAGTGCCACTGCTTTTTAACGATTCAGGAGCCGCAACTAGGTGCCACTGCCAGTGCATTCAAACCGGTACGGAGAGAGGGTAATGTTATTAAACAGGCCGGCAGCAACAAGAAATTACCTTGTTGCTGCCGGCCTGTTTAATAACCGTTGTCGAAAGGAGCGACTAGCTAGCCCGCTTACAGCCCAACCGTTTCACCGTCCTGCGGAATGAGCAGCTTTTTAGGGCTGATGTGCTGGGCATCCGCCTTTTTGCGTAGCGAAGCCCGCGACGTGCGGCAATGGTCCAGCGCATCCATATGCACCGCAATGACTTTGGCTTTCCCACTGGCCGCCAGTAAGGCCATCGTTTGCTCCTCGTCCATGATAATGGGCGTGTTTTCGAACCCGGCAATCCGCGCCCCACCCGAGTTGACGATGATGTAATCCGGCTTGTACTGAGCAATATTCTGCTTAATCTTATCCGTCCAGATGGCGTCACCGACGATGTAGACTGTGGGCTGGTTTTTTGCCTGCAACACGAAGCCCGAGGTCTTGCCCATCATCTTCAGCACTTCGCCGCTACCGTGCTCAGCTTCGAGGCGGTGAATTTGAATGCCGTGCCACTCCCGCCCGTCGACTAAGGTCTGGGCGTGAGTGAAGCCTTGTTTTTGAAAGAACTCCTGGTCGGCCGGCTGGTTAATCAGCTCAATTGACTTGTCCAGCGCCTTGCTGGCAGCCTCATCGAAGTGGTCGGCGTGGGTGTGCGTGACCACAACTAAGTCTAGGTTCTGGATAATCTCCGCTACCGGCATCCTCAGCTCCACCGTGGGGTTGCGCTCGACGCCGCCCCACGACTCAATCGTGCCCTTCGTAGAGAGCATGGGGTCCACCAGGATTTTTTGGCCAGCATATTCCACCACCAGGGTGGCGTTGCGAATCAGACGGATGCTAGGTTTGGTGGTGGGCTTGTGCTGGGCAAAGGAGAGGGTAGTGGACAGGGAAAGCGCGACGGCTAACAGAATTTTTTTCATGACTATGGAGGTAGGTATTGCATGCGGTTTGCCCTAGCTTTCTCCCACTGCGGGAGCGTAACAAAACGCGGTGCAAAGGTCCAGCTAGTCTTGTTTTAGCCACCTACCAAAGGCTTAGTGGGAACTACCATTTTGATAAGCCGCTAAGAATTCCGTGGTCGTCAGCCCCGTTTGCGTCTTGAAGAAGCGCATGAGGTGGTTGGGCTCCGAGAAGTGTAACTCGTGCGCAATGTCGGTGACCGGCTTGCCGGCATGCAGCAGGGCGTTCTTGATTTCAAACAAGAGCCGTTGTTTTAGCAAGTGGGTCGCCGTCACGTTGAACTGAGCCTGTACCGCTTTGTTGAGCGTTACCCGGCTAATACCTAGCAGATCAGCGTATTCGGACACCCGCTGCTTTTCTTTGATGTGTAGCTCCAGCAGGCGTTTGAAATGGTAAGCATAGTGGTTCTCGGCCTTGTCGAGCGGCAGCTGATTCCTTTCGGCATAGGTGCGGTTGAAGGAAAGCAACAGGTAGTAGAGCAAGGAGCGGATGATATGCTCGCTGTCCGGCCGCATGGGCCGCAGCTCAGCATTGATTTCGGTCAGCAAACCGCAGTATTTAAGAATCTGCTCCGAGGACGCTGCGAGGGACAAAGGGTAATCTAGCTGGTAGAAATAGAGCAGACGGTAGGCAAAGAGCTTGTCGGCAAAGAAGTCGTTGAGAAAGTCTTCCTGAAAAATAAGAAAGGTAAACTCCAGATGATCAGCGGACAACTGCCACTGTCTCTTCTGAAAGGGCGAGATAAAAACGATGGTGTTATCGGTGATGCGGATAGTTTGCTGATTTAGTATCACAGTGCCGCGGCCCTTTTTGAAGAGCAGGATTTCAAAGAAGTCGGTATTGTACGCCTCAGTGTTCAGATAGCTTTCTGGGAAGAGGTGACCTAGCCCTACCTGGAGCAATACCTCCACGCCACACTCGGCTTTATGAAATTTAACGGTTTTCACGAAGGTGATATAGCAAAAGAAAGAGTACTCTGACGCATGGTCAAGGGGGCAGGGCCTAGGTTGTTTGCGGTGCCCAGCGGCTTTGTCGCAAAGATCGGCAAGCGCAGATAGAATCAGACGCGTGGAGCTACTGCCCGTACCGATGGGTGGGCAACAGAAGCGCGCCCACCCATCGGTACGGGCCTTTATGCGGTTTGGTGCTTCCACCATTGCGTTGTTCCCACAAACACTGTAGCAACTGGACTCGCCGCTCTAGCGCTCAGTTTGAGGGAAATTACCTGAACACGTGCTCGTGCGTTCTTTACAGAAGGCCAAAGTGGGTTAAAGCTTGTGCAATCCCATCGTGGTCAGTCTCCGCCGTGACATAATCGGCGCTGTCCTGCACGTGCGGCGCGGCATTGCCCATGGCGACGCTTAGGCCCGTGTACTGCAACATGGTCACATCATTGCCGCCGTCGCCAAACGACATGGTTTCGGATACATCTAGGCCGAAGTGCTCGCAGAACACGTCGACTCCGACTTTCTTGCTAATGCCCTGTGGGTTGACGTCGGCAAACAGCGGCGTCCACCGGGTAGCCACCGAGTTCGGCATCACCTGTTCCATGAACGCGTGCTCCGCTTCCGGACCTAGGAAGACGTTGGCCTGCAATACCTGCGTGAGCTCCGTTTTGGCTCGCTCCACCACAGGTGGCACGGGCAAGTTCAGACGGGTGTACATAGCCTCCATCTCTGGGGTCGTGCGGTTGACGGCTACGCTGTTCTCATACATCAGCACGTAGTTAAGGGGCTGGTGCACTGCATAGTCCAGTAAACGCTGTACGTCCCCAGAATCTAAGGTGTGGCGCCGCAGCACATGGCCGTCTGCCGTCACGCAGCACCCCCCGTTGTAGGTGATGAAGCCATCGAAGTTCAGGTAGCGCACGGGGGCTAGGGCGTCGATGGAACGCCCTGTAGCTGCCAAAACCTTGATGCCTTGTTCCTGCAGGCGCGCAAGCGCCCGCTCGGCGGAAAGTGGGACGGCGTGCGTTTGGAAACTGACTAAAGTGCCATCTAGGTCAAAGAAAACAGCCTTAATCGGTGAGTGGGTCTCCGCCTCAGCGGATAATATATTTGTTAGCATAAGGTCGTGATGTAGAGTTGAGGCTTTTCAATCCGTGTTTATTCTGTTTTCATATTTTAGCCAGTGTCGGTCGGCACTAGGCTATTACGTTAGATGAGTTGTCGAGACCTGAACCTTGTTTGGTTCAAGGGGTTGCTCCCCTGTTGCCGTCAGGGCGCACACCTACTGCGTGACGCACCCGCTGTTGGAGCAACTACTAGGGTTTGCCTATCACCCTGACTTGCCTACCTGCTACGATTAGCTCGTTTAGGTGAGCAGCAAGCATAACAGCAGCAGGACCCAGAATCAGAATAGAAATACCTTTTTACCTTAGGTATCACTGGGCACCTAAGGTAAAGCGCTTCTTTCCAACCAAGCCGGACCAGCCATCGACTCCAAACGACTGCGCCCACAAGGCCTGTCCTTTCTCCCCGGCCTTTTCACCGCCAATAGGCCCCGGTTCGGACAACGGGTGCTGATCGGCACGCAGGGGTTCTGTAGCCGGGGTAGGCGAGAGATATGGAACCGGTTCCACCACTGTTATCTATGACCAAGAGAACTTTCCACATTCAATTTGGCACTTCTGCCGACCACTCGCTAGACTATCTGCTTGGAATGCTAGCGGATGTCCGAGTGACAACTGTGCAAACGCTGCAGCACCTGTCGGTTCAGGAACTAGATTGGCAGTATAAAGAGGGCTGGAACACGATTGGCGCCCTGCTGGCGCATATCACGGCGCTGGAGCATTACTTCCGCATCGAATTTGTAGAAGGCAGAAAGCTAACGGAGGCGGAAACCCAACACTGGGAGCCCGCTTTGGACATGGGCACCTATCTTCCTCAGCTCATTACCGGCCAACCATGGGACGCTTACCAAGCCGGCTTGACAGCCTCCAGGCAGTTGCTCCTACAGGCGTTGCAGAACCTGACGTTCAAAGACTTTACAAAACGACTCGAGGGCTATGATGCGGACACCGGGTGCAACTTGGCTTGGGTTCTATTTCACATGCTTGAAGACGAAATCTACCACCGGGGCCAGATCAGTATTATCCGCAAGCTCTACAAAGAACACCAGGGCTAGCGCGTAATTGGAAAGAGCCAACGGCCGGTAGCGGGTGTTTTCCGGTGGAGGAGGCCACGAGCAGGAGTCTGGCATGTCGCCTTTTCTTTGAAGCAATGCCGCGCCGACTGCTAGATCCCCTACAGTTCCAAAACGAGCTGGTTCTCGGCGCGTAAGTCGAAGACGCGCTGGCCGGGCTAGGTCTAGTAAAGCTCAGCAAAGTGCAGCACGACTTGGTAGGTGCCATTGGGCACGCGCAAGCTATAGCCAAAAGTGCCTTAAGCGTTCGGTCTGGTACAAGGCATCATCCATGGTACCGGCAATCGGCCCGCGTTAGCCCCCATGCAACTGCCGCCGTTACCCAGACGCCTGATGCTGTTTGACCTGCGTTTATTGCTGCGCAAGGTAGGTGTCAACATCATGGGCGTTATCACTCCGTTGAGCAACAGTTAACTTTAACTTATGCAACAACTGCCAGCATAACGGCTTGCTCGCAACATCTAGGGCAGCTTGTAGTTTGCGCTACAAGCTGCCCTAGGTAGCTAAGTGCTAACCTAAACACCGGCTACCAGTGCCGGTTATGAAGTGATACTAACGGGGCCACTCGGCCAAGACCATGAGCTACCTACCAACGGACACCTCGCCTTTTTTCCAGACCGCGACGTACCCGCCCCTGGGCGCAGCGGCCCGCCAGTTGGAAGTAGTAACCATGCAAAAGGCCCGATGCGGTATGGACCAGTTCAGCCGCCACGACATGTTCAAGGTAATGTTGGTGCTGGCGGGGCAAAATGAGCTGCACTACGCTACCCGCAGCTTCGTCATCGACCGGCCCGCGCTGGTGTTTACCAACCGCCTAATTCCTTACGCCTGGGAATCGGCCGAAGTAGCTGCCGACCAGCAGGGGCACATTTGCTGCTTTTCCGAGTCGTTTTTGCACGCGGCCATGCGCGGCGTGAGCCTGCGCGACTCAGTGCTGTACAAGGTCGATGGCAACCCCGTGTACTACCTCGATGCCGGGCAGCTGCGCTACTTCTCCGACGCCTTCGAGCGCATGCGCCGCGACATGGCCTCGGACTACGCGCACAAAGACGAGCTGCTGCGCAACCAGCTCTCCATCATCATTCACGAAGCTGCCCACCTGCCGCCGGCCGCTGCCCAGCACCCGCCTACCAACGCGGCCGAGCGCATCACGGGGCTGTTTTTGAGCTTGCTGGAAATAGAGTTTCCAATGACGGGGGAGCTGCGCGAGCCGGTGCTGCGCTCGGCCCGCGACTACGCCGACCGCCTAGCCGTGCACGTCAACCACCTCAACGCCAAGGTAAAGGAAGTAACGGGTCGCTCCACCACGGCCCACATCAACGAGCGGCTGCTGGCCGAAGCCAAGCTGCTGCTCACCCACACCGACTGGGCCATGGCCGACATTGCCGACCGCCTCGGCTTCGAGTACACGTCCTACTTTACCAGCTTTTTTAAGAAACACACTGCTACCACGCCGCTGGCGTTTCGCCGCGCGCCTTTGGCCGTGACCTAGGTATTTTGGGGCCTGCTTAAAACGCGTTGAAAAGTATAAAAAGCCCTTTGAAAGCTGTACCGTAGCCGAAAAAGGGGCCGGTAGTTTTGGGGTCTGCAACGGCGTTGTTGCAGCTAGCTTTTCAGCCCCATGAACCAGACCAAAGCCTACGCGGCCCAAACTCCCGATACCGACCTCGCCCCCTGGACGTTCGAGCCCCGCGAAGTCGGTCCGCACGACGTGCAGATTGAGATTCTCTTCTGCGGCGTGTGCCACACCGACCTGCACCAGATTAAAAATGAGTGGTTTCCGGGCATGTTCCCGATGGTGCCGGGCCACGAAATTGTGGGCCGTGTGGCCCAGGTCGGCGCCCACGTCAAAAACTTCGCCGTCGGCGACTTGGCCGGCGTCGGCTGCCTGATTGACTCGTGCCAGCACTGCGTGCCTTGCCAGGAAGGTGAGGAGCATTTCTGCGTCGAAGGTGCCACCCAGACCTACAACAACCCCAACCGCAGCGGTAACCCCACCTACGGCGGCTACGCCAGCGCCATCGTGGTGCGCGAGGAGTTTGTGCTGCACGTGAGTGACAAGCTCGACCTAGCGGGGGTGGCCCCGCTGCTGTGCGCCGGCATTACCACCTACTCGCCCCTGCGCCACTGGAAAGTGGGCCATGGCCACAAGCTGGCTGTGGTGGGCCTGGGCGGCCTGGGCCACATGGCCGTCAAGTTTGGCGTGGCCTTCGGGGCTGACGTCACCGTGCTCAGCACCTCGTCCGCCAAAGAGCAGGACGCCAAGGACCTAGGCGCCCATCATTTCGTGGTTACCAAAGACGAGGCCCAACTGGCCGCCGTGCGCGGTAGCTTCGACTTTATTCTCGACACCGTGGCCGCCGACCACGACATTCCGCTGTACCTGTCGCTACTCAAAATTAACGGCACGCACATCCTGCTGGGCGTGCCGCCCAAGCCGCTGGAAATCCCAGCTTTCTCGCTCATCGTCGGTCGCAAAAGCATCGCCGGCTCCATGATTGGCGGCATCGCCGAAACCCAGGAAATGCTGAACTTCTGCGCCGAGCACAACATCGTCTCTGATGTCGAAGTCATCGACATCAAGGATATTACCCACGCCTTCGAGCGTATGGTGAAGGGCGACGTGCGCTACCGCTTCGCCATCGATATGGCCACACTGTAGACCAGTTAGTTAAACCACGAAGCCGACAAATGGCTTCGTGGCATTACCCTTAATTGGAAGGGAGTAGATGGGCAAGGTTGCTGCACGTCTGTCGAAATGTAAGCCAACGGAACAAGGCGCTCAACTTGCTCAGCTTCACACGTCCAGAAAGACGGTCTGTGTCACTGAACAAGCGAACTCAAAAAGCAGCTTCGCGCAACTTTAAAATAGGGGCGAGCGGTTCAGGCGCTAATCTGCTTTCTTTTCTCCTTCACCCGGCACAAACCTAGCAAGCCTCTCGCCTCCCGCTCAGCTGCTATCGCCTGACAAGAAATTGCGCTTGTTCCCATTTTTTGCCGGTGAAGAGTCGTAAGAAATAGAGGCCCGTAGGAAAGTTGCCTAGCTGCACGGCTGCTTGCTGGTGAGCAGGAACCGTTCGCAGCACTACTTTACCGGTCACATCTGTGACCCATAGTTCGTTGATCTCACCTTCCCACTCCATGTGCAGAATACCGAGGTCGGATTGGGATAGCACTTCCAAGCAGATGCCCTCTCTGG
This Hymenobacter sp. GOD-10R DNA region includes the following protein-coding sequences:
- a CDS encoding alpha-L-fucosidase, with the translated sequence MMNRRTLLKNLALAAPAAWLPSVVAGLNWSPLAPAASPFQPTWDSLAQYQTPEWYRDAKFGLWAHWGPQCQPERGDWYARGMYQEGSDQYKYHVEKYGHPSKFGFKDVINEWKAEQWNPDELLALYKKAGAKYFVCLANHHDNFDLYNSSHQPWNSTRLGPKKDLVGGWAKAAKKQGLRFGVSVHAAHTWSWLETAQRADKAGPLAGVPYDGKITAAAGQGTWWQGYDPQALYAQNHPLSENSQDNSMIHRQWDWGNGVTPPSKEYCDKFYNRTVELLDKYEPDVVYFDDTALPLWPVNDAGLRIAAHMYNTSAQRHGGRNEAVILGKILTLEQRKCLVWDIERGQSNQIEPLPWQTCTCIGQWHYDRRIYNNHGYKSAKTVIHTLVDVVSKNGNLLLSVPVRGNGSIDDQERAIVEGIAAWMQVNGESIYGTRPWKIFGEGPAQEGAAALSAQGFNEGKGKPFGAEDIRYVTKGKIIYATALGWPTNGRLLLKSLAAGGPHYASKVKQIELLGVPGKLKFEHTKDGLTVVLPAQKPNDIAYALKIMPA
- a CDS encoding DinB family protein; this encodes MTKRTFHIQFGTSADHSLDYLLGMLADVRVTTVQTLQHLSVQELDWQYKEGWNTIGALLAHITALEHYFRIEFVEGRKLTEAETQHWEPALDMGTYLPQLITGQPWDAYQAGLTASRQLLLQALQNLTFKDFTKRLEGYDADTGCNLAWVLFHMLEDEIYHRGQISIIRKLYKEHQG
- a CDS encoding RagB/SusD family nutrient uptake outer membrane protein, which codes for MHAYNLSTTKVRLVLALGLLLGVATSCEKELLDKQPLTAISDATFWRTANDATLALNGVYDTGAGFTGYNFWAATSMVNLDLMAGNGSEKELIPDQFTDGSLNSAYSFVGAYYTQAYRQITRCNNFLGNIDKVSMDATQKNIMINEVRTLRAYNYFNLALYFGDVPLIQRLLTVDEANSVTRTPKVEVWAFCESELKEAAAVLPPSVPDAQQGHMTAASALAILGRLQLAEKKWADAATSYKKIIDFGAYSIDPRYRELFLNAGELSREVIMSQQYLKDTYNHALLQYLTPETWGGWHQYSPFNELVKEYECTDGLPITQSPLYDRNNPYNNRDPRLDFTVMISGRTTFRGRTYSAVPGTTLPDRLNQYPGVWSGYAIYKFLEDDPAVATTTNDGNNFPLIRYAEVLLGYLEAKLESGSSIDQALLNATINQVRGRQAVRMPAVTTTDPAALRTIIRRERRVEFAFEGLRYFDCLRWGILGAENNRQFTGMKLTNTPATYKDYPVDAEGYYLYKRRNFVVGKNELWPIPQSERDLNKNLTQNPGY
- a CDS encoding T9SS type A sorting domain-containing protein, whose translation is MLAVVYRHTRDEICLHGRLSGAHSQPGGPTPADGGPGSHDHEQRAAREGICLEVLSQSDLGILHMEWEGEINELWVTDVTGKVVLRTVPAHQQAAVQLGNFPTGLYFLRLFTGKKWEQAQFLVRR
- a CDS encoding MBL fold metallo-hydrolase, whose amino-acid sequence is MKKILLAVALSLSTTLSFAQHKPTTKPSIRLIRNATLVVEYAGQKILVDPMLSTKGTIESWGGVERNPTVELRMPVAEIIQNLDLVVVTHTHADHFDEAASKALDKSIELINQPADQEFFQKQGFTHAQTLVDGREWHGIQIHRLEAEHGSGEVLKMMGKTSGFVLQAKNQPTVYIVGDAIWTDKIKQNIAQYKPDYIIVNSGGARIAGFENTPIIMDEEQTMALLAASGKAKVIAVHMDALDHCRTSRASLRKKADAQHISPKKLLIPQDGETVGL
- a CDS encoding helix-turn-helix transcriptional regulator yields the protein MSYLPTDTSPFFQTATYPPLGAAARQLEVVTMQKARCGMDQFSRHDMFKVMLVLAGQNELHYATRSFVIDRPALVFTNRLIPYAWESAEVAADQQGHICCFSESFLHAAMRGVSLRDSVLYKVDGNPVYYLDAGQLRYFSDAFERMRRDMASDYAHKDELLRNQLSIIIHEAAHLPPAAAQHPPTNAAERITGLFLSLLEIEFPMTGELREPVLRSARDYADRLAVHVNHLNAKVKEVTGRSTTAHINERLLAEAKLLLTHTDWAMADIADRLGFEYTSYFTSFFKKHTATTPLAFRRAPLAVT
- a CDS encoding AraC family transcriptional regulator, producing MKTVKFHKAECGVEVLLQVGLGHLFPESYLNTEAYNTDFFEILLFKKGRGTVILNQQTIRITDNTIVFISPFQKRQWQLSADHLEFTFLIFQEDFLNDFFADKLFAYRLLYFYQLDYPLSLAASSEQILKYCGLLTEINAELRPMRPDSEHIIRSLLYYLLLSFNRTYAERNQLPLDKAENHYAYHFKRLLELHIKEKQRVSEYADLLGISRVTLNKAVQAQFNVTATHLLKQRLLFEIKNALLHAGKPVTDIAHELHFSEPNHLMRFFKTQTGLTTTEFLAAYQNGSSH
- a CDS encoding Cof-type HAD-IIB family hydrolase is translated as MLTNILSAEAETHSPIKAVFFDLDGTLVSFQTHAVPLSAERALARLQEQGIKVLAATGRSIDALAPVRYLNFDGFITYNGGCCVTADGHVLRRHTLDSGDVQRLLDYAVHQPLNYVLMYENSVAVNRTTPEMEAMYTRLNLPVPPVVERAKTELTQVLQANVFLGPEAEHAFMEQVMPNSVATRWTPLFADVNPQGISKKVGVDVFCEHFGLDVSETMSFGDGGNDVTMLQYTGLSVAMGNAAPHVQDSADYVTAETDHDGIAQALTHFGLL
- a CDS encoding NAD(P)-dependent alcohol dehydrogenase, which gives rise to MNQTKAYAAQTPDTDLAPWTFEPREVGPHDVQIEILFCGVCHTDLHQIKNEWFPGMFPMVPGHEIVGRVAQVGAHVKNFAVGDLAGVGCLIDSCQHCVPCQEGEEHFCVEGATQTYNNPNRSGNPTYGGYASAIVVREEFVLHVSDKLDLAGVAPLLCAGITTYSPLRHWKVGHGHKLAVVGLGGLGHMAVKFGVAFGADVTVLSTSSAKEQDAKDLGAHHFVVTKDEAQLAAVRGSFDFILDTVAADHDIPLYLSLLKINGTHILLGVPPKPLEIPAFSLIVGRKSIAGSMIGGIAETQEMLNFCAEHNIVSDVEVIDIKDITHAFERMVKGDVRYRFAIDMATL